In Amycolatopsis methanolica 239, a single genomic region encodes these proteins:
- a CDS encoding roadblock/LC7 domain-containing protein yields MTRAGSLQPGGSTPQAPRNGFAWLITDFVHRVPGAAHAVVVSADGLLLAASRGLPKDRADQLAAVASGLTSLARGASKVFEGGPVAQTVVEMANGFLFLMSVSDGSCLAVLGSPDSDIGLVVYEMTLLVDRVGQQMTPEMRAQLQGAARG; encoded by the coding sequence GTGACACGGGCGGGATCGCTGCAGCCGGGAGGCTCCACGCCGCAGGCGCCGCGGAACGGCTTCGCGTGGCTGATCACGGACTTCGTGCACCGGGTGCCCGGTGCGGCGCACGCCGTCGTGGTGTCGGCGGACGGGCTGCTGCTCGCCGCGTCGCGGGGGCTGCCGAAGGACCGCGCGGACCAGCTGGCCGCGGTGGCGTCGGGGCTGACCAGCCTGGCACGCGGCGCGTCGAAGGTGTTCGAGGGCGGGCCCGTGGCTCAGACGGTGGTCGAGATGGCCAACGGCTTCCTGTTCCTCATGTCTGTTTCGGACGGGTCCTGCCTCGCGGTTCTGGGGTCCCCCGACAGCGACATCGGCCTCGTGGTGTATGAGATGACGCTTCTGGTGGATCGGGTCGGTCAGCAGATGACGCCAGAGATGCGGGCACAGCTCCAGGGAGCCGCGCGCGGTTGA
- a CDS encoding nitrate- and nitrite sensing domain-containing protein, protein MSPAESPVAQSNDVSAQDNAIGASTGGGGRRVRGLANWRVNAKIAAVVAVPTAAALSLAGLRVYDSFDTMTVYQHAEQRIELSQKVAAEVDALQRERDAMSAWIASGRPTDRTELDDAISTAENAADTVRGAVSEVAAISDDATSARYQQGLARLDGLSQLRSSAGATDFPSLAAQAGYTGVIDALQLIAEEFDADITDQGLQDRHEALGFLADAKEFSAQQNSYLRSAAIRGKFDPAELKNLTTAQSNLVAAIDRFNAVATPQAQLDYSTTLSGPQVSQRFTLQQLALLRAQANPPLALAIEPGAVAQSSSQTLDLISQVQNRLLDDAKTYTDGLISAQQQNLLITIAIILAGLLLVLTLMYVVARSLIRPLHTLRSTALQVAEVHLPDAVERIMREADPAAAAAKAIEPVPVHTTEEIGQVARSFDVVHGQAVRLAAEQALLRDNVNGIFVNLSRRSQRLVERQLAVIDLLEADEQDPDHLASLFELDHLATRLRRNGESLLVLSGAGLSKSMPKPVSAADVIGAAVSEIEQYARVDVGAIPEVAVRGPSVHDLVHLLAELLDNATYFSEPETKVSVRAVVTRKKALAIQITDRGVGMSPEQIAEANRRLADPPDLDVSVTRRMGLYVVARLAQRQGIEVRLRENEDIDGGVIARIVVPPDLLGPVAREPMPRPAETSSPNLPPVPAQRTPSNLSRREPGQPQEAETGVLRPLDQPISLDDLVAGSTDAAYLSRGKPSAEEPPSNGSTPPQPEEQPNHFGSLALPKREPQYVPVTEQTAEEPPSNESIFDDDVPTKRLPIYQSVVSRWFSAEGEDPASVSGDLKEELPAAAEEAPEADDKSADLWHSVSDEGWRAAQSLLESREEEITPAGLPKRVPNAHLVPGSIPAGETGAFTDTTVGRPGQGALARSAEAARERMASFQRGYVSGRHALQENTPGPYDQGDPVSGGGTTPPDEAVRSEE, encoded by the coding sequence GTGTCCCCGGCGGAGTCGCCTGTCGCGCAGAGTAACGACGTCAGTGCGCAGGACAACGCGATCGGAGCATCGACCGGTGGTGGCGGTCGTCGTGTCCGCGGTCTCGCGAACTGGCGCGTCAACGCCAAGATCGCCGCGGTGGTCGCCGTGCCGACCGCCGCCGCGCTGTCCCTGGCCGGCCTGCGCGTGTACGACAGCTTCGACACGATGACCGTCTACCAGCACGCCGAACAACGCATCGAACTCAGCCAGAAGGTCGCCGCCGAGGTCGACGCGTTGCAGCGTGAGCGGGACGCGATGTCGGCCTGGATCGCCTCGGGGCGTCCGACCGACCGGACCGAGCTCGACGACGCCATCAGCACCGCGGAGAACGCGGCCGACACCGTGCGCGGCGCGGTCAGCGAGGTCGCCGCGATCAGCGACGACGCCACGTCCGCGCGCTACCAGCAGGGCCTCGCCCGGCTCGACGGCCTGAGCCAGCTGCGCTCCTCGGCGGGCGCCACGGACTTCCCGAGCCTCGCCGCGCAGGCCGGCTACACCGGGGTCATCGACGCGCTGCAGCTGATCGCCGAGGAGTTCGACGCCGACATCACCGACCAGGGCCTGCAGGACCGGCACGAGGCGCTCGGCTTCCTCGCCGACGCCAAGGAGTTCTCCGCACAGCAGAACTCCTACCTGCGCAGCGCCGCGATCCGCGGCAAGTTCGACCCGGCCGAGCTGAAGAACCTCACCACCGCGCAGTCGAATCTGGTCGCCGCGATCGACCGGTTCAACGCCGTGGCCACCCCGCAGGCCCAGCTGGACTACTCGACCACCCTGTCCGGCCCGCAGGTCTCGCAGCGGTTCACCCTCCAGCAGCTGGCGTTGCTGCGCGCACAGGCGAACCCGCCCCTCGCGCTGGCCATCGAACCGGGCGCGGTCGCGCAGTCCTCGTCGCAGACGCTCGACCTGATCAGCCAGGTCCAGAACCGGCTGCTCGACGACGCCAAGACCTACACCGACGGGCTGATCAGCGCGCAGCAGCAGAACCTGCTGATCACGATCGCGATCATCCTCGCCGGGCTCCTGCTGGTGCTCACGCTGATGTACGTCGTGGCGCGTTCGCTGATCCGGCCGCTGCACACCCTGCGCTCGACCGCGCTGCAGGTCGCCGAGGTGCACCTGCCCGACGCGGTGGAGCGGATCATGCGCGAGGCCGACCCCGCCGCGGCCGCCGCCAAGGCAATCGAGCCGGTGCCGGTCCACACCACCGAGGAGATCGGGCAGGTCGCCAGGTCCTTCGACGTGGTGCACGGCCAGGCCGTCCGCCTCGCCGCCGAGCAGGCCCTGCTCCGGGACAACGTCAACGGCATCTTCGTCAACCTCTCGCGCCGGTCGCAGCGCCTGGTGGAGCGCCAGCTCGCGGTGATCGACCTGCTGGAGGCCGACGAGCAGGACCCCGACCACCTCGCGAGCCTGTTCGAGCTGGACCACCTGGCGACCCGGCTGCGCCGCAACGGCGAGAGCCTGCTGGTGCTCTCCGGCGCGGGGCTGAGCAAGTCGATGCCCAAACCGGTCTCCGCCGCGGACGTGATCGGCGCGGCGGTGTCCGAGATCGAGCAGTACGCGCGGGTCGACGTCGGCGCGATCCCGGAGGTCGCGGTGCGCGGCCCGTCCGTGCACGACCTCGTGCACCTGCTCGCCGAGCTGCTGGACAACGCCACCTACTTCTCCGAGCCGGAGACGAAGGTCAGTGTGCGGGCCGTGGTCACGCGCAAGAAGGCCCTCGCCATCCAGATCACCGACCGCGGTGTCGGCATGTCGCCCGAGCAGATCGCCGAGGCCAACCGGCGCCTCGCCGACCCGCCGGACCTGGACGTGTCGGTGACCAGGCGGATGGGCCTGTACGTGGTAGCGCGACTGGCCCAGCGGCAGGGCATCGAGGTGCGCCTGCGGGAGAACGAGGACATCGACGGTGGCGTGATCGCCCGCATCGTCGTGCCGCCGGACCTGCTCGGCCCCGTCGCGCGGGAGCCGATGCCGCGGCCGGCGGAGACGTCGTCACCGAACCTGCCGCCGGTCCCGGCCCAGCGCACGCCGTCGAACCTGTCGCGCCGCGAGCCGGGCCAGCCGCAGGAGGCCGAGACCGGGGTGCTGCGGCCCCTCGACCAGCCGATCAGCCTCGACGACCTGGTCGCGGGCTCGACCGACGCGGCCTACCTGAGCCGGGGCAAGCCGAGCGCCGAGGAGCCGCCGTCGAACGGCTCCACCCCGCCGCAGCCGGAGGAGCAGCCGAACCACTTCGGCTCGTTGGCGCTGCCCAAGCGCGAGCCGCAGTACGTGCCGGTCACCGAGCAGACCGCCGAGGAACCGCCGTCGAACGAGAGCATCTTCGACGACGACGTGCCGACCAAGCGGCTGCCGATCTACCAGTCGGTTGTGTCGAGGTGGTTCAGTGCGGAGGGGGAGGACCCCGCCTCGGTGAGCGGCGACCTCAAGGAGGAACTCCCCGCGGCGGCCGAGGAAGCCCCCGAGGCCGACGACAAAAGCGCCGATCTTTGGCACAGTGTGTCCGATGAGGGCTGGCGCGCGGCGCAATCCCTGCTCGAGTCGCGGGAAGAGGAGATCACTCCGGCCGGGCTGCCGAAGCGGGTGCCGAACGCGCACCTCGTCCCCGGTTCGATCCCGGCGGGCGAGACCGGCGCCTTCACCGACACGACCGTCGGCAGGCCGGGGCAGGGCGCGCTCGCCCGCTCCGCCGAGGCGGCGCGGGAACGCATGGCGAGCTTCCAGCGCGGCTACGTGAGTGGCCGGCACGCGCTGCAGGAGAACACGCCGGGCCCCTATGACCAGGGAGATCCGGTGAGTGGCGGGGGAACCACCCCGCCGGACGAGGCAGTGAGGAGTGAGGAGTGA
- a CDS encoding roadblock/LC7 domain-containing protein: MTASAQQSSGFGFGWLITDFVRRVPGAAHAVVVSADGLLLAGSQGLPKDRADQLAAVASGLVSLTSGAARCFEAGFVNQTVVEMERGYLFLMGISDGSSLAVLAAPNSDIGTVAYEMTLLVDRVGMQMTPELRNQLQGGVR; this comes from the coding sequence ATGACGGCATCGGCACAGCAGTCGAGCGGCTTCGGCTTCGGCTGGCTGATCACCGATTTCGTGCGACGGGTCCCGGGCGCGGCGCACGCCGTGGTCGTCTCCGCCGACGGTTTGTTGCTGGCCGGGTCGCAGGGCTTGCCGAAGGACCGGGCCGACCAGCTGGCCGCGGTCGCATCCGGGCTGGTGAGCCTGACCTCCGGTGCCGCGCGGTGCTTCGAAGCGGGCTTCGTGAACCAGACCGTGGTCGAGATGGAGCGCGGGTACCTGTTCCTGATGGGGATCAGCGACGGGTCGAGCCTGGCTGTGCTGGCCGCGCCCAATTCCGACATCGGGACCGTGGCGTACGAGATGACGTTGCTGGTCGACCGCGTCGGGATGCAGATGACGCCGGAGCTGCGCAACCAGCTCCAGGGTGGCGTGCGCTGA
- a CDS encoding ABC transporter permease subunit (The N-terminal region of this protein, as described by TIGR01726, is a three transmembrane segment that identifies a subfamily of ABC transporter permease subunits, which specificities that include histidine, arginine, glutamine, glutamate, L-cystine (sic), the opines (in Agrobacterium) octopine and nopaline, etc.) — protein sequence MTSVLFDDPGPRARRRIRIATVVAVLAGLVLVALAVRQFAISGELSAERWAPYGSWPMWRYLLGGLGGTALAAVLAIAIAMAAGLVLAFGRISRHAVVRAPARAYVEVVRVVPLLLLIYFAMFALPRYGLDLPLLWKLVLPIAVSRAAQFAEIFRSGFRSLEAGQGEAAAALGMRPSQSMRYVIFPQAIRRVVPALISQAAGVVKDTSLGIVVSYAELLQSGKVLAGYNRLLIQTYLIIALLYFAINYALSRLARAIDARQRLAGIEPVSSPSPARRGLGRIRSASVTSGGGPRRDRVRA from the coding sequence ATGACCTCGGTGCTCTTCGACGACCCCGGTCCGCGCGCCCGGCGGCGCATCCGCATCGCCACCGTGGTCGCGGTCCTCGCCGGTCTCGTGCTCGTCGCGCTGGCGGTGCGGCAGTTCGCGATCAGCGGGGAGCTCTCGGCGGAGCGCTGGGCGCCCTACGGCTCCTGGCCCATGTGGCGCTACCTCCTCGGCGGTCTCGGCGGCACGGCACTCGCCGCGGTGCTGGCCATCGCCATCGCGATGGCGGCCGGGCTCGTGCTCGCCTTCGGACGCATCTCCCGGCACGCCGTGGTCCGCGCGCCGGCCCGGGCGTACGTCGAGGTCGTCCGGGTCGTCCCACTGCTCCTGCTGATCTACTTCGCGATGTTCGCGCTGCCCCGGTACGGCCTGGACCTGCCGCTGCTCTGGAAACTCGTCCTGCCGATCGCGGTGTCCCGCGCGGCCCAGTTCGCCGAGATCTTCCGCAGCGGCTTCCGCTCCCTCGAAGCCGGCCAGGGCGAGGCGGCGGCCGCACTCGGGATGCGGCCGTCACAGTCGATGCGGTACGTGATCTTCCCGCAGGCCATCCGCCGCGTGGTGCCCGCGCTCATCAGCCAGGCCGCCGGCGTCGTCAAGGACACCTCGCTCGGGATCGTCGTCAGCTACGCCGAACTCCTGCAGAGTGGCAAGGTCCTCGCCGGCTACAACCGGCTCCTGATCCAGACCTACCTGATCATCGCGCTGCTCTACTTCGCGATCAACTACGCCCTGTCCCGCCTGGCCCGCGCGATCGACGCCCGGCAGCGGCTCGCCGGGATCGAACCCGTCAGTTCTCCAAGCCCCGCGCGTCGCGGGCTCGGGCGAATCCGTTCTGCATCCGTGACATCCGGCGGCGGACCTCGTCGGGATCGAGTGAGAGCGTAG
- a CDS encoding DUF742 domain-containing protein, which translates to MPPAQTRGAEPSVRTRMMMRPYARTGGRTRPDYELALEALVSTTDRGRVPQAVTGVQHRRICALCSEARSIAEIAAYLDLPLNVVKVLVSDLDAAGMVLIHQSGLSFGDRSSREFMDRVLQGLRRL; encoded by the coding sequence GTGCCGCCCGCACAGACGAGGGGCGCCGAGCCGTCGGTCCGGACGCGGATGATGATGCGCCCGTACGCCCGCACTGGAGGCCGCACCCGGCCGGACTACGAGCTGGCCCTCGAGGCGCTGGTCTCGACCACCGACCGGGGGCGCGTGCCACAGGCCGTGACCGGGGTGCAGCACCGGCGGATCTGCGCGTTGTGCTCGGAGGCCCGTTCGATCGCGGAGATCGCCGCGTACCTGGACTTGCCGCTCAACGTGGTGAAGGTGCTGGTCAGTGACCTGGACGCCGCTGGGATGGTGCTGATCCACCAGTCCGGGCTGTCCTTTGGGGACCGCTCCTCGCGCGAGTTCATGGACCGGGTGCTCCAAGGCCTGCGACGCCTCTGA
- a CDS encoding helicase-associated domain-containing protein encodes MPATSLADWLRSASDDELGALLQARRDLATPPPSDSTVLATRAGTAGSVARAMEDLDTFTLSVLDALLVADADTEAVPLAAITELVGADVRPAVDRLRSRVLAWGDDDAVRVVPAARELAGPFPAGLGASAPGLDVESALAEVGDDERGLLGALAAGPPIGRTRDAAAEPSLAAGAKPVQKLLARGLLLRRDDETVELPREVAIALRGGRICSPKALREPELPTSPHQQSTVDEAAAGEAMEFLRQTESLLTQWSEQPPPVLKSGGLGVRELRKLARELDTDDARATLLAELAAAAGLVADSQSTSPEWVPTTLADSWLASEPAQRWVILAEAWLDLPRLPALAGQRDVKDKPIVPLSDELRRPLAPSVRRRVLGTLAELPRGAGVHGADDLVELLAWRAPRRGGRLRDETVRWTFAEASALGVIALGALTTAGGALLAGDRAGALNAVYDAMPKPIGYVLVQADLTVVAPGPLEMDLATEIAAVADVESAGHATVYRITEASVRRALDTGRTADELHELFRKRSATEVPQSLTYLIDDVARRHGRLRGGAAGSFLRCDDEVLLAEVMGNSVSGDYELRRIAPTVLVSPYPLAEVLDGLRAAGFAPAAEGPDGRVVDLRPSGRRIPARPRTARRVVPEPSGLTGEQAASVVAHIRAGDRAAASRKGTAVRLPGGGGGSDTAATMALLARAHREQREVWIGFVDAHGTASQRIVTPTHVGGGVLIGRDDERYPLHRITSAALVDD; translated from the coding sequence ATGCCCGCGACCTCCCTTGCGGACTGGCTGCGGTCCGCGTCCGACGACGAGCTGGGCGCGCTCCTGCAGGCCAGGCGCGACCTGGCGACCCCGCCACCATCCGACAGCACAGTGCTGGCCACCCGCGCCGGCACGGCCGGATCGGTCGCCAGGGCGATGGAGGACCTGGACACGTTCACCCTTTCCGTGCTCGACGCGCTGTTGGTCGCCGACGCGGACACCGAAGCCGTCCCGCTCGCCGCGATCACCGAACTGGTCGGCGCCGACGTCCGGCCCGCCGTCGACCGGCTGCGGTCGCGGGTGCTGGCCTGGGGCGACGATGACGCGGTCCGCGTCGTCCCCGCCGCGCGCGAGCTGGCCGGGCCGTTCCCAGCCGGGCTCGGCGCGTCCGCACCCGGGCTGGACGTCGAGTCCGCGCTCGCCGAGGTCGGTGACGACGAACGCGGGCTGCTGGGCGCGCTCGCCGCAGGCCCGCCCATCGGGCGCACCCGGGACGCGGCGGCCGAACCGTCGCTCGCCGCAGGGGCGAAGCCAGTGCAGAAGCTGCTCGCCCGCGGGCTGCTGCTGCGCCGCGACGACGAGACGGTCGAACTGCCCCGCGAGGTGGCGATCGCGCTGCGCGGCGGCCGGATCTGCTCGCCGAAGGCGCTGCGCGAGCCGGAACTGCCGACGAGCCCGCACCAGCAGTCCACAGTGGACGAGGCGGCCGCCGGTGAGGCGATGGAGTTCCTGCGGCAGACCGAATCGCTGCTGACGCAGTGGTCGGAGCAGCCGCCGCCGGTGCTGAAGTCCGGTGGTCTCGGGGTGCGGGAGCTGCGAAAGCTGGCGCGCGAACTGGACACCGACGACGCACGCGCCACGCTGCTGGCCGAGCTGGCGGCCGCGGCCGGGCTAGTCGCGGACAGCCAGAGCACCAGCCCGGAGTGGGTGCCGACGACACTGGCGGACTCGTGGCTGGCGTCCGAGCCTGCGCAGCGGTGGGTAATCCTCGCCGAGGCGTGGCTGGACCTGCCGCGGCTGCCTGCGCTGGCCGGTCAGCGCGATGTGAAGGACAAGCCGATCGTGCCGCTGTCCGACGAGCTGCGGCGGCCGCTGGCGCCGTCGGTGCGGCGGCGGGTGCTGGGGACGCTGGCCGAGCTGCCGCGTGGGGCCGGTGTGCACGGCGCGGACGACCTGGTCGAGCTGCTCGCGTGGCGGGCACCGCGGCGGGGCGGGCGGCTGCGGGACGAGACGGTGCGGTGGACGTTCGCCGAGGCGTCCGCGCTGGGCGTGATCGCGCTCGGGGCGCTGACGACGGCGGGCGGCGCACTGCTGGCCGGTGATCGCGCGGGCGCGCTGAACGCGGTGTACGACGCGATGCCGAAGCCGATCGGCTACGTGCTGGTGCAGGCCGATCTGACGGTGGTCGCGCCGGGGCCGCTGGAGATGGACCTGGCTACGGAGATCGCCGCGGTGGCCGATGTGGAGTCCGCCGGGCACGCGACGGTCTACCGGATCACGGAGGCGTCGGTGCGGCGGGCGCTGGACACCGGCCGGACCGCCGACGAGTTGCACGAGCTGTTCCGGAAGCGGTCGGCCACCGAGGTGCCGCAGTCGCTGACGTACTTGATCGACGACGTGGCGCGGCGGCACGGCAGGCTGCGCGGCGGGGCGGCCGGGTCGTTCCTGCGGTGTGATGACGAGGTGCTGCTCGCGGAGGTGATGGGCAACTCCGTGTCTGGCGACTACGAGTTGCGCCGGATCGCGCCGACGGTGCTGGTCAGCCCGTACCCGCTGGCCGAGGTGCTCGACGGGCTGCGGGCGGCCGGGTTCGCGCCGGCGGCCGAGGGACCGGACGGGCGGGTCGTGGACCTGCGCCCGTCCGGCAGGAGGATCCCGGCACGCCCCCGCACGGCGCGGCGGGTGGTGCCCGAGCCGTCCGGGTTGACCGGTGAGCAGGCCGCCTCGGTGGTCGCGCACATCCGGGCGGGCGACCGGGCCGCGGCGAGCCGCAAGGGCACGGCGGTGCGCCTCCCGGGCGGCGGCGGAGGCTCCGACACCGCCGCGACGATGGCCCTGCTGGCCCGGGCGCACCGGGAGCAGCGGGAGGTCTGGATCGGCTTCGTGGACGCCCACGGAACGGCCAGCCAGCGGATCGTCACGCCGACCCACGTGGGCGGCGGAGTACTGATCGGCCGGGACGATGAGCGGTACCCCCTGCACCGCATCACCTCGGCCGCCCTGGTGGACGACTGA
- a CDS encoding GTP-binding protein — protein sequence MGFGEFDSDANTSAATGPTQSAKIVVAGGFGAGKTTLVGAVSEIDPLTTEAVMTEASVSVDDTTATPNKATTTVAMDFGRLSLGDDLVLYVFGTPGQHRFWFMWDDLAVGAIGAVVLVDTRRLADAFPSIDFFENRKLPYIVAINCFDRLLHHQIEDVRHALTISESVPIIACDAREKESAKQVLITVVEHAINRDRALQPG from the coding sequence GTGGGCTTCGGAGAATTTGACTCCGACGCGAACACGTCGGCCGCGACGGGACCGACGCAGTCGGCCAAGATCGTGGTCGCCGGCGGCTTCGGTGCGGGCAAGACGACCCTGGTCGGCGCGGTCTCGGAGATCGATCCGCTGACCACCGAGGCGGTGATGACCGAGGCCAGCGTGTCGGTGGACGACACGACCGCCACGCCCAACAAGGCGACGACGACGGTCGCGATGGACTTCGGCCGCCTCTCGCTCGGCGACGACCTCGTGCTGTACGTCTTCGGCACCCCGGGGCAGCACCGGTTCTGGTTCATGTGGGACGACCTCGCGGTCGGCGCGATCGGCGCGGTCGTGCTGGTCGACACCCGGCGCCTGGCGGACGCGTTCCCCTCGATCGACTTCTTCGAGAACCGGAAGCTGCCCTACATCGTGGCGATCAACTGCTTCGACCGGCTGCTGCACCACCAGATCGAGGACGTCCGCCACGCGCTGACGATCTCCGAGTCGGTGCCGATCATCGCCTGCGACGCGCGGGAGAAGGAGTCGGCCAAGCAGGTGCTGATCACGGTCGTGGAGCACGCGATCAACCGGGACCGCGCGTTACAACCGGGGTGA
- a CDS encoding amino acid ABC transporter permease, producing MTRWGDHLGEFAEGALSTVLLTVFSAAGAVVLAVVITAFRICPVRPLRAFGTGYVELFQNIPLAVWLVLFVFGLPTVGIRFELFTTAILATALYMASYYAETLRAGVNGVERGQAEAARALGLGFGQSLSAVVLPQALRTIIQPLGNVTIQLLMNTALAAAVGVVELTEATNRVNLALAEPLPLYIGAGVCYAVLALVISTGAGVLDRKLAIPR from the coding sequence GTGACCAGGTGGGGCGATCACCTCGGCGAGTTCGCTGAGGGCGCGCTGAGCACGGTGCTGCTCACCGTGTTCAGCGCGGCGGGCGCGGTGGTGCTCGCGGTGGTCATCACCGCATTCCGGATTTGCCCCGTCCGCCCGCTGCGGGCTTTCGGCACCGGCTACGTCGAGTTGTTCCAGAACATTCCGCTCGCGGTGTGGCTGGTGCTGTTCGTATTCGGCCTGCCCACGGTGGGAATCCGATTCGAACTGTTCACGACGGCCATCCTCGCGACCGCGTTGTACATGGCTTCGTATTACGCGGAAACACTGCGGGCCGGCGTGAACGGAGTGGAGAGGGGCCAAGCCGAGGCGGCACGCGCGCTGGGGCTCGGTTTCGGACAGTCACTGTCGGCGGTGGTCCTGCCGCAGGCGCTGCGCACGATCATCCAGCCGCTGGGGAACGTCACCATCCAGCTGCTGATGAACACCGCCCTCGCCGCGGCGGTCGGAGTGGTCGAACTGACGGAGGCGACGAACCGGGTCAACCTGGCGCTGGCGGAGCCGCTGCCGCTGTACATCGGCGCGGGGGTCTGCTACGCCGTGCTGGCGCTGGTGATCTCCACGGGGGCCGGGGTGCTGGACCGGAAGCTGGCGATCCCCCGGTGA
- a CDS encoding glutamate ABC transporter substrate-binding protein — protein sequence MTASTRRRRLAVLLTAVALGAVTACTSSGGAVPDSGGSANQEQSLLDRAPVASDADLATSPAAQAIKQRGQILIGSQLDTPLLSQQNPTTGQTEGFDAILGRLLAKYILGQPNVKIVNSTSQIREALLQNNTVDVVLHTYSITPARAEKVSFAGPYFVSGPAIMARKGDTSVTKPQDLKGKRVLAVTNSTGSAMVQQYEPAQVITLSTNSECVTALEQGRGDAYVNDLTQLAGNAQTNDKVQIVSGTFGQDPYGIGIHHGDETFKRFVNTWLEKIQAAGLWQEAYKETLGTVIPGDAPVPPKTGSVPGS from the coding sequence ATGACGGCTTCGACACGGCGACGGCGCCTCGCTGTCCTGCTCACGGCGGTCGCGCTCGGCGCAGTGACCGCGTGCACCTCGAGCGGGGGCGCGGTACCGGACAGCGGCGGGAGCGCGAACCAGGAGCAGAGCCTCCTCGACCGCGCGCCGGTGGCGTCCGACGCGGACCTCGCGACCAGCCCGGCGGCGCAGGCGATCAAGCAGCGCGGGCAGATCCTGATCGGCAGCCAGCTGGACACGCCCCTGCTGTCCCAGCAGAACCCGACGACCGGCCAGACCGAGGGGTTCGACGCGATCCTCGGCCGGTTGCTGGCGAAGTACATCCTGGGCCAGCCGAACGTCAAGATCGTCAATTCCACATCTCAGATCCGTGAGGCGTTGCTGCAGAACAACACTGTCGACGTGGTTCTGCACACCTATTCGATCACGCCCGCCCGCGCGGAAAAGGTGTCCTTCGCCGGGCCGTATTTCGTGTCCGGGCCCGCGATCATGGCGCGCAAGGGCGATACGAGCGTCACCAAGCCGCAGGACCTCAAGGGCAAGCGGGTGCTAGCGGTGACGAACTCGACCGGTTCGGCCATGGTCCAGCAGTACGAGCCGGCGCAGGTGATCACGCTGAGCACGAACTCGGAGTGCGTAACGGCGCTGGAGCAGGGGCGCGGCGACGCGTACGTGAACGACCTGACGCAGCTGGCCGGGAACGCGCAGACGAACGACAAGGTGCAGATTGTCAGCGGGACCTTCGGGCAGGACCCGTACGGCATCGGCATCCACCACGGCGACGAGACGTTCAAGCGGTTCGTCAACACCTGGCTGGAAAAGATCCAGGCCGCGGGGCTGTGGCAGGAGGCGTACAAGGAGACGCTGGGGACGGTCATCCCGGGTGACGCGCCTGTTCCGCCCAAGACGGGCTCCGTCCCCGGCTCGTGA
- a CDS encoding DUF742 domain-containing protein — translation MDGGQPTGVGSGRLDDDAETARPDEAQAARTEDWSTFRAKVDRAWRLRRAAAGEKRSSTLSDPEPPGYGATEYPEFSGDRLLSGPAADLFGDPGGPLAPAGELRPNPAAESHPSFPPVPAPVAAEETSGLVRPYFRTRGRTRPSYDLAIEALVSTSERGRMLDRVRVPEHRSICGLCLDTRSVAEVAAYLRMPLGVARVLIGDAVDLGLVLVHSTTSVVGDRPSIEFMERVLSGLRRI, via the coding sequence GTGGACGGTGGGCAGCCGACGGGCGTGGGCTCGGGACGGCTGGACGACGACGCCGAAACCGCCCGGCCGGACGAGGCGCAGGCGGCGCGGACCGAGGACTGGAGCACGTTCCGGGCCAAGGTCGACCGCGCCTGGCGCCTGCGCCGGGCCGCCGCGGGCGAAAAGCGGTCCAGTACCCTGAGCGACCCCGAGCCACCGGGCTACGGGGCGACCGAATACCCGGAGTTCAGCGGCGACCGGTTGCTGTCCGGGCCGGCGGCGGACCTGTTCGGCGACCCGGGCGGGCCGCTGGCCCCGGCAGGCGAGCTGCGGCCCAACCCGGCCGCGGAGAGCCACCCGAGCTTCCCGCCGGTGCCCGCACCGGTGGCGGCGGAGGAGACCTCCGGTCTGGTCCGGCCGTACTTCCGCACGCGCGGGCGGACACGTCCCAGCTACGATCTGGCGATCGAAGCACTCGTCTCGACCAGCGAGCGGGGACGGATGCTCGATCGGGTGCGGGTGCCCGAGCACCGGTCCATCTGCGGACTGTGCCTGGACACGCGCTCCGTGGCCGAGGTGGCGGCGTACCTGCGCATGCCGCTGGGGGTCGCGCGGGTGCTGATCGGCGACGCCGTCGATCTCGGCCTGGTCCTGGTCCATTCCACGACGTCGGTCGTCGGCGATCGTCCCAGTATCGAGTTCATGGAGAGGGTGCTCAGTGGGCTTCGGAGAATTTGA